CCCCAATGTCTAAACACAGCACCCTTTtctaaagctacataaacatAACCACACCTTCCCACTGCAAAACTCAGACTTTCACACCAAAAGAGCAGCTCGAAGCTTtcaaaactgtaaacactatacacatcattacacactacagcaaaacaattgaaaacacaatACTCAATTTGTGAGAAGGTTCTTTGTTTCATAACTGCCAATGCATTAGAAACTATACAGTAACGGATCGTCGTAGATCTCTGCAGAGGATTAGGCATTTAGATTTGTGAGTTTCATATGAAGAGTATAAATCtatagaaaatcctgcatgTACGTACACTACTGTAACACAACTCAATGCAAAAGCAGAATCTATTGCACACAACAGTACTCCTGAAAACATGATCAGGGtgtgaagtttttttatttacgttattcacaccacacacacacatcacaatcACTGTGTGGCATCATGTCGCTGAGCTGCATCGGGCCACATCACCTCATTCACATCGCAGGCTATATTGTCTCTTGCCAGGCACCGCGGGAAAAATGCCCTGGAATGGCGAATCCATCCTTGGAAGGCCTCCGCTGAGATGTCAACACAGGCCAGCTCCATTGCCCTTAGGAGGTTCTCTCTTGTGTATGTTTGTCTGTCATAAACCTTCCATCTCCACGATAGGAAGAACTCCTCTATAGGGTTCAGGAAAGGGGAGTAGGGTGGCAGACAGACGTTTAAAAAGTGGTCACTGTTGGTGGTGAACCACTCGCTGATTTGGTTTGTTCTGTGGAAGCGGACATTGTCCCAAATGATTACATAAATGTGATGTGCGGGCCCAGGATAGTGTTGTTGGCGGTCCAGGAGGATGTCTTTTAGCTCCTCTGTGAAGGTGAAGAGACATTGGGTGTTGTAAGACCCAAGGACAGCATGCCGGTGGACAAGCCCCTCCAAACCCATGGCCGCACAAAGGGTAATATTACCCCCCGTTGGCCAGGGACCTCAGTGATGGCTCTTTGGCCAATGATGTTATGGCCTCTTTGCCTTCATTTCTGCAGGTTGAAGCCAGCCTCATCCAGGAAGAGGTACTCATGAGGTCTGGCCATCGCGTCCAACTGTAACATCCTCTGTGGAAATGTGAAAGTGCACAGGTGTTCAGAACAACAGTCAATCAGGTACCATAGTATTGTCCAGAAGTAATGTAGGCCACTGAGCAACACAGTATGTCCACTAACTGTACTGTGAACATGGATGTATACTTACTTGCACATACTCGTAACGTAGGTCTTTGTGTCGCGCAGAGTTGCGCTCAAAGGGAACCCTGTAGACCTGTTTCATCCGCGTCTTTTTGCGTCGGAGAACTCGGTATATTGTGGCCAAGCTGACATCGTCAATGCTCTCAAAGTTGACATTATCGGCAATGACTTTGTCTCTGATCTCCCGGAGTCTGATGAGGTTGTTCCCACGAACCATATCCACAATGAGGGTTTCTTGTGCCGCTGTAAGTATGGCAACCCTCCCACCTCTATGTGGCATTCTTTCAActctaaagaaagaaacatgtgttGTCAGTTGGCACAACTGATTTGAACTCCTCTTCCTCGTtggcctgctcctcttcttccaggaccagctcttctccctcctctgcatcgaattcctcttcccctgactctgccttcatccattgtgtttgtttggaatCTGCACTCTGAACTTGCTTTTATAAatgcagggctcgcaaaatcgctagcccgatgtCCCAGAGCTAGCGATATCTCCGGTCGGGCGACCAAACTCTATCTCAGCCCCGTCCGTCGGGTTATCATATAGCCCGACGGACGGGGCTGAGATAGATTTAgtgactttgtcgctatatttagcgagttttcagacccccttagcgactgtttttctaaaaagcgactagcaACAAATCTGGCAAATTTTTCTGGTATTATTGGAgactccgggacgtcgggctagcgattttgcaggAAGCTAAAATATATAAtggaaacaattttttttttcacttgtgaAAGAAATCATAGAAATGTAAAATAAGATCAGAGAAGAGAGATTTTATTAGTCCCCCAGTAGTGGAAATTCGCATTATTACAGCAGCGGAGTGGACAGAGCAGGGATAAATAGATGTTGCATAACCTAACAACAAtatttaatagaaaaaacaataataataaaaaaaaattacaacatttTTAAGCTGTTGTGGAAACAACATCTTGCTCCAAACCTCAGGATGGATATTTCCCATGATAGCAGTTAATATCTTACCATCTGCACTGTGTGCTATACTGACTTGAGCACACAATAACTCTGGTTAATTTCTAAATATTAATAGAAAAAGAATTTCAAAAATCTGAATTAAAAATGActcatttttctttcaggtcTACACTTATGACAGTAAATTAGGTACCAGTTTATTTAAACTGGAACCTCAGGAATCAGGAATTCAGTGTGAAAAAATAGCCGACTGCTTTAACCTGGCTCTTGTTTCAGGCTTCGTACAGTCATCAGCTGCTTAATTAGGCACACTTGTTCTGCTGCTTGTTTACATAAATatctcatcaacaaatacatgGCAGAAACTTCGTGCATTTAGATATGCAGACATAGTCAAAAGgaaatttaagtgactttggttgttggtgccagatgggctaaccaaagtatttcagaaacctctgctctgctgggattttcccacacaaccatctctagggtttacagagaatggtttgaaaaagagaaaatatccagtcaaCAGCAGTACTGTGGGTGAAAATACCTTAATCATGCTGGAGGTCAGAGAACCATGGCCAgaatgctttgagctgataggaatgCAAGAATAAGTAAAATAAGCCTTGTACTCAAGGCATGTGGAAGAGTATCTCTGAATGCATCACTCAACATTTTGAACCTTGAACCAGATGGGCTACAgctgcagaagaccacactgagtGCCAAATCTGTCAGTGAAGAACAGGAAACTACTGCTGCAATTCACACAGGCTCCCCAAAATCGAAAAATTTTGCTTGGTCTGATGACCTTCGATTTCTGCTTTGACATTCGAGGGTCAGGGTGAAAATTTCCAGCAGGAGAACACAAAGCTCTCAAACTGGTTTGTTGAACATGACAATTAGAtcactgcactcaaatggcctcACCAGATCTTAGTCCAAAACAGGAACTTTGGGATGTGGCGGTTTCACAACAAACAGGATGTTAACTGACAAATTAGCAGCATCTGTGAGATGCTATCATGCCAATATGAAAAAACTACATACTTTGATCTGAGGTACAGTGTTTTCTGGAAAACAGCCCAAGCAGAgtccttaacctcctaagacccaattTCTTGcaatcatttttaatttctctttgctatttggctTAATAATgttagaaagaaacaacaattgTGCCCcttacagcagcggtccccaacgttttttgcaccacggaccggtttatgcctgacaatatttttacggaccggcctttaaggtgttgcggataaatacaacaaaataaaactagtaccagtactgaaaaaaaagaagatttattcataacacacgggaaaagacccaggaaaacagagttaacgataaaaacgataacaaaataacgctgaaaaccgataaaaaccctgaaaaccatacatttcacacctgagcctcaactctcacggcccggtaccaaacgactcacggaccggtaccggtctgaggcccgggggttggggaccgctgccttagAGCAATATGGCTCATTTGAAAGAGCAAAATTTGGTATTGTGGTCTAGACCAAAATGTGACGTCCccatatgtggatgccaggtcttaggaggttaatgttTAAGAACACTAACGAACAAGATGCTGTCAGAGCTGAAAAGACCAAATAAATTCTTTGAACTTGATTACCAAACCTTTTGCCTACTCCATACTTAGCTCACTAACAACACTGAATAGTTCAATTAAAAAGGTTACAATTTCTCATGCCGACAGCCTTTCACTTCACTCTAGGATCCTGGAGTGACACTTTACATTCTCACAAACGAAGCAGATCTTTcttaccttgattttttttttccccgttAGCACTGATCAGTACGAACACCATTACAGTTAACAAACTCTCTCCGCAGGCTGGTTCAACACTGTAAAGGTGCGATTTTAAAGCATACCATTTTCAAGAAAAGTGCTTTGAATTTAAATAGAATATTATAGATTGCTCACACATGTATTTCTCTAAAGTAACTTATATAACATCCACTTAATAATCAGACGTGACTCTTGTACAATAGTTTCCAGTGACGTTCAAGAGTTGTGGTTCATGGATTTTGATTACTGGAGCAATAATCTTAATGGTAAGTAAAGAAACGCTCCACCACAGGCAGTCACTTACAGCACACATTTTCACAGGTTTTTATTGCTTCCTGTGGTGTTCTCCTCTGATGGGGGCTAAAAATGTGACTTTAATACAATAAGAGCCCAATTATACTGTCAAGGTCTgcggaggcagaccgtgcggaaaggtgtgtggtggacccaggtgcgaacacaaaCGAGGATGCAGGAGTGGATTCCAACCAAAACGAgccttttattatggctgaaAAACTCAtggaaaagaacaacaaagtaactgagggAAAACCTGAACATAGACTGGGAAACTATGACTCTAATGAGATTTAGACTGCAAACTACAAACTATGGCTGGGATACTATGACAAGGGGTAGGGGAgataacacagacgacgcgagacagactgtatgaaacacagagactaaatacacatgagggatgatcaggggaagtggatgcacacggggaacacaggtgacactgataatcataacaagacacggcaggagtgaacgtaacactgatgggagatgggcaaagtaaaacaggaagtacacagaggttcaaacaggaggagagagagcacggggagaacgcagacataacgggctggggaaaacatagaataaaacacaaagagagacgagggctcataaatacacagaggggcacacagggggtaagagtcacgaagggaaaacacataaggaacaacgtaacagatcaacccaggaagcatggcctaaataaagaacgaaatacaaaaatacatgaaaactaagaatactgggcccacatggcccaggaccatgacatataCAGCACCTTCTGTTGAATTAAAACATGTCAGAATTTGCATTTGGGTTTAACCTAATTCACCTTAATCTGGATGTTCTTGTTAAGCAGAAATGTAAATGAGAAAGTGAATAACTATCAAGACCTTTCTTGTTAGCGGTTTCGGCAAAGCCTCATGGAGACAGGCTTGTCAACTACTAAATCTCTGACACTGAAGGCTTTAGTCATCAGGCTGATAGCTATCCAACGTAAGTATATCCCTCCATTTGCGACGGCACTTCAATCTAACATGCCCCCAGGATCAATGACATCGCCTCTGTGACTCCTAATTTAGGTTAATATCAATTTGTCATATAGTAAGCAAGTCTGCTGTGTCTTCCTTCACCTGCTTAGGGTTAGAGCAACCTTGCTGTTGCCTCACCATATtactaaattaaaaatgtgagtaaacaAATTCAGTGTTTGATCAAATACATTAAGCACTTCCCCGCACCAGATCTCTCTCTCATCTACTATCTTCTATCCCTGCATTGCACCACATGAAAAGAAGCAGGTTAGTTGAGTGGTGTCCAGAGCCCCGTCAGTTTCAACATCTAGATTTGGGCTTCGTTATTAGGAATCAATCCATCCTGTTGAAGTGTCCTTCAGCAACACATTGCATCCTAAACTCGCACGTCTCTAAAAAGAGAGCACAAAAGAGAACCTCCCCGTCGGGACCAATAACACATCGTCagatcattattattataattgcCAACCCAAGTGGGATCTGAGTCACACAATATGAAAACAATGTCAGTAACACTTGGATACCTTCATTGTGAAGCGTATTGGCTCAGCTTTCACTGACATAGCTGCAGTATTTACGTCGTGAGGTGCGTGCTGAGTGGATGGCAACACAAGCTCTGAGGTGTCCTACTGTATGTGCCAGGCTGTCATAACtttataataaaattaaaacatcCTGTGCAGAAATATCATGCTCGTGGTGAGATATCTTAAATGGCACAATAAAAAGGGAAATATCAGCTAATACCAGAATATCATATGATACAATACAGCCACATAAAAAGGATGGAAACTGAGAAAAGACACTGTGAAAGTCTAGCTTATTGTTAAGAGACAAGCAGCAGGAATGCAGGTCTGTTATGGCACAGAATGCAGTTATTTTCTGTACTGTTGAGAGCtaatttccttttgtttttccacagagataTTTATAAGGGTAGATAACAGTGTATGCATGTGTTTCTATTGTTGTTTCAGACTGATAAACCGGCCAAGATCAGTTCAAACGCTTGGAATGCTTTGAGGAGCCTCGCCTCAGTCCTTTTATCGCACTGTTTACCCCAACATGTTTTCTCAGGCTTTTCACAGCAATGTTTTACTAACATTGAGAACACTGAAATGTATTTGTACTTAGTTATGCAGAATAAACAATTTTAGCAGCTATGGGATGGATTGCTCTGAACCCTAATGGTGGTGACATTGTTCTAAGATACATTGTTAAGACACAGTGGATACAGATGCATCAGTGCCAACCTCCAAAGCTGAAACATTAAGCTTCCAGAAAAGGCTCAAAAATGTAAGTCCTTGTGGCCACTTGAGACTTGCTCAGAAAGCATAGACTCACATCTTAACATACCCCATTGCACAGCATTAAAAAGGATGTTTGCTGCCTGGTGCAGATGGACATGTGCTAGAGTTAGGGGCATAGCTGCTTTATGTAACATCTCTGTTATATTTCAACACACTGAACTGGACCTTCTTAAAACAAAAAGGTGACACAACAGTGGCTACATCCATGTTTTACACAGTTTAGATACACATGCACTATATGAACAAAAGTACAAGGCCACCTGCACATTGcacctacaggagctgcttGGCCATGGAAACCATGCCATGAAGCTTCTGACATACAATTTCTGTGCTgatattaatgccagaggtTTGGAATACTGCAGTTATTGAGCCATCAGAGCATGTGCCCGAGCTCTTGGTGACCTCACTCTGTCACTTTACATCATCTGCCACTTTGTGGCTAAGCGGTTGTGGTTCCTAAATGCttgcactttgcaataatataCATGTTACTGTAGAATAATCAGGAAGAACGAACGTCCATGAACTGACTTGTTGCAAAGGTGGCATTCTATTATATCATTTTAGAAAAGGAAATGTAATCAGAAGATTTGAGAAGGTCATGAATGAAGAAACTAGCAGAGAGCGGAGGGAGGATGGAGGAAAGTTAGTGAATCAAGAAGTGCAGAGGATTAGTAAGGAGGAAGTGAAGGCAGCtatgaagatgaagatgaagagtGGAAAGGTGGTTGGTCCAGGTATGGTGATGTCTAGGAGAGAGAGCAGTGGACTTTTTCTGTAATGATGAGTGCTTGATACAAGAAGCAGGAGAGTACTGGTacatattttcaaaaacaaGGGTGATGTGCTGGGTAGTagtaaccagagatgggcagtaacgcgttacttgtaacgcattactgtaatcagattacttttttcaagtaacgagtaaagtaagggattactattgcaaaatcggtaattagattaccgttactttcccgtaggaacgctgcgttattgcgttactaaaaccgtgatttttttgcgagaatgtctcatgacagtgacgtaagcgagtgcaccgttggtgacaacagctgtgtgcagatcaacaatggatcataagtcgattgtgggagagagtatgagcgtgcagcgtttaaagcgtggaagcactgaccttactttgagtttgattccataaaaagtgacaaaaacattagcgtctgttgtgcgtgggaagaaaactttttacagcgaaaaaaaaccctaaatttccaagcaagcaccgagtgcgctaccacgtaatgggaaattcacagagaaactcgcggattcttcaactgactgcggcacacctgcaccagggtaaacctccgcctaccctcagtcctgctttacaggtgaaaatagagcaacaggaccgctgagtctttgactttatttattttctgctgtgttttacttgcatctatttgaaagagtgagtgtaaacacaaaaaatattttattttatgtgctggaatgtgcagaaaataggtttaaatgttaaactaatttatttaagtcagagaatgttgcatataattaaatttttgcttgatgcataaagttaaaagattaaaactgataaaacaagttttaaaaaaaagagacttttccatttgattacattttgtatgatggattatgtagaaaaagtagaattgggctgaaagatctattgctttatcacctattcaggttgtaaatcgtgcttttaaaaagtaactaagtaactaagtaattaattacttttgaaaataagtaatcagtaacgtaacgggattacttttttggagaagtaatcagtaattagttacttattacttttttcaagtaacttaacCAGCACTGGTAGTAACTAAAGAGGAATAAAATTGATGAGCCATACCATGAAGGGAAATGGTTGTTGGAGGTAGGTTAAGGAGAAAGGGgacaatcagtgagcagcagtgtggCTTCATGCCAAGAGAGAGCACTACAGATGAAACGCGAGCATTGacagtgttgatggagaagtaCAGAGAAGATCAGAGTTGCACTGTTCCTTTGTGGATCTAGAGAAAGCATGTGATATAGTGCCAAGACAAGAACTGTGGAAGAGTGGCAGAGAAGTATGTGAAGGTGGTACAGACCATGTACGAGGACAGCGAGACAGTGTGAGGTGTAAGGTAGAAGTGGCAGA
This region of Maylandia zebra isolate NMK-2024a linkage group LG20, Mzebra_GT3a, whole genome shotgun sequence genomic DNA includes:
- the LOC143414210 gene encoding uncharacterized protein LOC143414210 — encoded protein: MPHRGGRVAILTAAQETLIVDMVRGNNLIRLREIRDKVIADNVNFESIDDVSLATIYRVLRRKKTRMKQVYRVPFERNSARHKDLRYEYVQRMLQLDAMARPHEYLFLDEAGFNLQK